From the genome of Flammeovirgaceae bacterium:
AAAGGTTTGCCCGACAACCCGGATTTTATTTCAGGCTGGGCGAGGTAAACCAAATCAAGCCAGGGGAAAACTATATAGAGACTTCCATTGGGGGCATTCATTACGACCACCTGGTCATTGCCACAGGTGCTACCACCAATTATTACGGAATGCAGGAACTGGAGCGGACGGCCATGTCCATGAAAACCATTACGGATGCCATTACGCTAAGGAACCGCATCATCCGTAACCTGGAGTTTGCGCTGCTTGCCGATGACCCTGACACCATGAACAGCCTGATGGATTTTGTCATTGTTGGTGGCGGGCCAACGGGGGTGGAATTGGCCGGGGCGCTGTCGGAATTGAAACGCAACGTGTTCCCGAAGGACTACAAAGAATTGGACTTAAGTTCGATGGACATCCACCTGGTGGAGGCCACTCCCCGCCTGCTAAACGGAATGAGCGAAAAGGCCTCGGAAAAAGCCCTTTTGTATTTGACCAAAATGGGTGTAAAGGTGCACCTCAATGTGGCGGTAAAATCCTACAATGGTTACGAAGCCGTATTCAACAACGGGAACAAGATCATCACCCGCACGCTGGTATGGGCGGCAGGGGTAAAGGGAAACCTCATAAACGGGTTGGACGAAAAGTCCATCGCCAGGGGCAACCGCCTTTTGGTGGACGCCTTTAGCAGGGTAAAAGGTTATGACAATATTTTTGCCATTGGGGATGCCGCCCTCATGGACGGTGATGAAAAATTTCCCAAGGGGCACCCCATGATGGCCCCTCCGGCCATCCAGCAAGGGGCGTTGCTTGCCGACAACTTAAAGCGGTTGATTGCCGGCAAGGAAATGCTGCCTTTTTCCTACCGGGACAAAGGCAGCATGGCCACCGTGGGCAGGAACAAGGCCGTGGTGGACACCAAAGCCATAAAAATGCAGGGGTTTGTCGCCTGGTATATCTGGATGTTTGTCCATTTAATGTCCATCATGGGCTTTAAAAACAAAGTGTTCACATTTTTCAGCTGGCTATGGAGCTACTTTTCCTACGACAGGAGCAACCGGCTGATTATAGGGAGGCCCAAAGAGGAAATATAATATGGATTCAGGCGCTATCAAACAAAGGCTTTCGGCAGCAGGGGTGCTGGTCTCCATGGGGATTATTTATGGGGACATCGGCACTTCCCCACTTTATGTGTTCAAGGCCATCGTTGGCGAAAGCATCATCACCGAAGACCTGGTATTGGGTGGCGTCTCCTGTGTGTTTTGGACGCTCACGCTCATCACCACCGTCAAATACGTGTACCTGGCGCTGAATGCCGACAACAAAGGCGAAGGTGGGATATTTGCCCTGTATGCCCTGGTGAGGCGGTACAAGGCAAAATGGGTGGTGTACCTTGCCATTATAGGATGTGCCACGCTTATTTCTGACGGGTTTATCACACCGGCCATCAGTATTTCCTCGGCCATCGAGGGGCTTACCATCAACAATCCGGGCTTTCCCACCGTGCCCATCGTGATCATCATATTGATCTTGCTTTTTTTCTTCCAGCAATTTGGCACCAGCGTAGTGGGAAAAACCTTTGGCCCCATCATGTTTGTGTGGTTCATCACATTGGGCGTGTTTGGCATGGTCCACCTTTCCCAAAACCCTTTTGTGCTAAAGGCCCTGAACCCTATGTACGCGATCAACCTGTTGGTGAACTACCCGGGGGGGTTTTGGCTTTTAGGCGCTGTCTTTCTGTGTACAACTGGGGCCGAAGCCCTATACTCTGACCTCGGCCATTGCGGCAAGCACAACATCCGGGTGGGCTGGGGGTTTGTAAAATTATGCCTGCTGGTCAACTATTTTGGGCAGGCCGCCTGGTTGCTTTCATTGGAAGGCTCTACCCTAAACGGGCAGATCCCATTTTATGCCATCGTGCCCGATGGCCTGTTGATCTTCAGTATCGTAATCGCCACAATGGCGGCCGTCATCGCCAGCCAGGCCTTGATATCCGGCACCTTTACGCTGGTGAACGAGGCCATGAAATTAAAGCTGTGGCCCATCACCAAAGTGCGCTACCCCAGCCAGATAAAAGGCCAAATATACCTGCCTACCATCAACTGGGTATTGCTGGCGGGAACGATTTTGGTGGTGCTCATTTTCAGGGAATCCTCGGCAATGGAAGGCGCTTATGGCCTGGCCATTACTTTTGATATGCTGATGACCACCACCCTGCTGGTCTATTTCTTCACCACGGTAAAAAAATCCAGGCTCAGGTCTTCCCTATTGGCGCTGATGTTCTTCTCCATCGAAGGCATGTTCCTGGTTTCCAACCTCGACAAGTTTGAGCATGGCGGCTGGTTTACCTTCATGATAGCCCTGTTCTTTTTTTCCCTCATGTTTGTGTTGGTGAAGGCCCGGGGGCTGCGGGACCGGCATACCGAGTTTGTGGACTTAAAGCATTATGTCCCCATGATAGAGGACCTGCAGGCCGATACCTCCATTCCCAAGGAAGCCACCAACCTGGTGTATATGGCGGTGGCCGACAGCAAGCGGTCCATCGATTCCAATATCATCTACTCCATCTTTAAAAAAAGGCCCAAGCGTGCGGATGTATACTGGTTCATCCATGTGGATACGGTGGACAGCCCCTATACGAGCAAGTATTCGGTGGACACCATCATTCCAAAAAGGTGCTTTTTCGTGAGGATCAAGCTCGGGTTTAAATCCGACCACAGGGTAAACATCCTGTTCAACAGGATATTGCACGACCTTGCCGAGAATGGCGAAATAGATTTGGTAAGCCATTACGACTCGTTGAAAAAACACAGCATGCCGGCCGACTTCAAGTTCATCATCCTGCATTCCCTGGCCTCCATAGACAGTGAGATTTCCACTTTTGACAGCCTCATCATTCAAGGCTACCGTTTAATCAAAAGGCTTAGCCTGTCCACGGAAGAACAGTACGGGCTGGAGATGGCCAATGTGGAGGTGGAAAGGGTGCCCATTATGGTTGGGCCACCGGCCAAGGTGCGGATAAAACGCGAGCGCTCCGACCTGGAACGCGAAAAGGAAATGCGCTACCACGAGGGCTACTGACCGTTTCCGAACACACGGGTGTTCAATAAAATCCTTCTCAAAGCATCCCTTCCCTATTTAAGTGGTCTTTAGGCCAATTGTAACCATTGGCACCTTTTTAGGTACTTATCAGGAAACCCAACTTCCCTATGCTAAAAAACTATTTTAAGATAGCCGTGCGAAACCTGCTCAAGCACCGGGCTTTTTCCACCATCAATATTGTTGGGCTTTCAATAGGCATTGCCTGCTGTGTGCTCCTGGCCTTGTACATAAAAGACGAGTTCAGCTATGAAAGCAAGTTTCGCGACAAGGACCGCATTTATCGCATCTACACCACTTTTACCCGGGAGGGCGTCCCCGATAGCTACCCACGCACTTCCCCGCCCATTGCCATCGTCCTCCCCGGCCTGGTCCCGGAAGTGGAAATGGCCACACGTGTGGTAAACCCGCCCGAAGTGGAACAGCACCTGATCCAGTATGGTGACCGGTTGTATTATGAAAAGCGTGGCTACCTGGTCGATTCCACTTTTTTTGATGTTTTTGATTATGATTTCAAAGAAGGAAACCCAGGCACGGCATTGGACCAGCCCGCGTCCGTGGTGCTGTCTTACGAACTCAGCAAGAAAATTTTTCACGACAAATCCCCACTCAACGAATGGCTGATCATTAACAGCGGCCCTTCAAGGGACACATTTTTGGTAACCGGGGTCCTGCAACCTTACACGTCAAAGTCGCACCTTGACGCGGGTCTTTACATGTCCCTTCGCAGCGAAGGATGGGGCGAGTATATCAACTCCCTCGACACCTGGGCTTGGCAAAATTTTGTTTCCGGGTATGTGCGCCTTGCCCCCAACGCTTCCCCCAAGGCCGTGGACGAAAAATTCCCCCAACTAATAGAAACGTATGCCGGGGACGTGCTGAAGGGGGTAGGGCTAAAAAAGGAATTGGCCTTACAGCCACTGGGCGATATTCGACTTTACTCACGGTTCAGCAACGATTACCAGTTGGAAACCAATGGAAACATTAATTATATATATATCCTGGGCTCCATTGGCATATTCATCCTGCTTATTGCCTGTATCAACTTTATGAACCTTACCACCGCCAAGGGCGCCCAGCGTGCGGGGGAAGTCGGGGTAAGGAAATCCTTGGGCGCCTCCAGGAAAAATTTAATAGGCCAGTTCCTGGGGGAATCCTTTACTATTGTGGTGGTTTCCATGGCCATCTCCGCGGCCATTATTGTGCTGGCACTCCCCTTCTTCAACCAGGTGGCCCAGAAAGACTTGAGCATTAACGGGGGCACGGCCATCTATATGGTTACCGCCATGCTGGCCATCTCCGCCATCACCGGATTGATCGCAGGCAGCTACCCGGCTTTTTTCCTTTCGTCATTTCAGGCAGCCAAAGTATTGAAAGACAAGAGGCTGACCGGGGGCAACCAATGGATAAGGAAATCCCTTGTCGTGTTTCAGTTTATCGTGTCCATCTCTCTTATTTCCGCCATTCTAGTCATCCATAAGCAGCTTGATTATATACAAAACAAAGCGCTGGGGTTTAGCCCGGCCCGGAATATAGTGGTCCCCATGCGGACCAGCGAGGCCAGGGAAAAATACAATGAATTAAAAAACGGAATTCAACAAATAGCCGGTGTATCCATGGTCTCCGCCACTACAAGCCTGCCTTCCACACCTTTGTTAAGGGACTATGGCTTGTACCTGCAGGGCACCAGCCCGGAGGCCAGTGTGTTGCACCGGATGGTATATACGGACGAAAATTACTTTGACCTGTTGCAAATCAAATTATTGGCCGGCCGGGATTTTGAATACGAAAGCGACAAAAGCACGGAACAGGATGAAAACATAAACGTGATCGTAAACCAGGCAAGTTTAAAGGAGTACAACATTGACCTGAACGATGCGGTGGGCACCATCCTGCTAAGCGAATACGATGGCAGGATCCGGTTCCACAAAATCATTGGTGTGGTGGAGGATTTTCATCAATTCTCCCTTCACGATAAAATCGTGCCCATCATGTTCAAAGTCCCTTCCTCCAAAAGGAATTTTATCTTCATCACCATGAAAGTATCGACCGCCAACTATAACAATATCGTTCAACAATTGGAGCGCCATTGGAAATCGCTCGTCCCGGGCACCCCTTTTGAAAGCACTTTTTTGTCCGATAGCGTGAACAGGCAGTACGAAGGGGACAAACGCATCTCTGAAATCATAACCGGTTTCACCAGCATTGCCATTGTTATTTCCTGCCTTGGGCTTTATGGGCTTTCCGTGTATATGGCCGAGCGCAGGGTCAAGGAGATTGGAATAAGGAAGGTATTGGGCGCGAGCGTACCGGGAATCGTGAGGTTGCTTACGACAGACTACCTCAAATTAATACTGATCGCTTTTGCCATAGCCGCCCCTATCGGGTATTATATCATGGACGAATGGCTTCAGGGTTTTGCCTATAAAACCTCCCTGGGCTTGTTGGTTTTTGCATTGGCAGGCCTCATCTCCTTTGCCATCGCGTGGATTACCATCGGGTATGAATCCATTCGGGCCGCGGTGGGAAACCCCGTCAATTCACTGAAAACCGAATAAACACGCTTTTATGCTGAAAAACTATTTTAAGGTGGCCATCAGGAGCCTAAGAAAAAACCCGGTCTATTCCTTCATCAACATCAGCGGCCTGGCAGTGGGGACGGCCTGCAGCATCCTGATCCTGTTATGGGTAAATGACGAAATGTCCTATGACAAATTCCAACCCAAATTTGACAGGCTCTACCAGGTCTGGATCAACGCTTACTTCGATGGCAAGGTCAACTCCTGGACCTCGGTGCCGCAGCCGCTCAAAAATACCCTGAACGAGGAGGTAAGTGACATCAAAAACGCGGCCATCTCGGACTGGGGCGGCACGCACCTGCTCACCGTAGGGGAAAAGAAGCTCAACAAGAGGGGGTATTTTGCCAGCTATGAATTCCTGGAAATGTTTCAATTCCCATTGGCCACAGGTTCGGCAGAAACGGTATTGGACGAACCCTACTCCATAGTCCTTACGGAAAGCACGGCCAGGGACTTATTTGGCAATGAAGATCCCATTAACAAAATCATAAGGCTGGACAGCGATGCAGACGTAAAAGTAACGGGCATCCTGAAAGATGTCCCTTCCAACTCTTCGTTTGAGTTTGATTACCTGGTGCCCTTTAGTTTGATGCTGGCCACCCAGCAGTGGGCACGAGACGCAGAACACAACTGGGGCAACAATTCTTTTCAGGTATTTGCGGAACTGCCAGAGGGCACCACAAAGGAACAAGTGGATGGCAAAATCAAAAACATACTGATGGAGAAGTCGGTCAAAAACCCATACAAAAGGGAGTTGTTCCTGCATCCCATGAGCGATTGGAGGCTACGGTCGACCTTCGAAAACGGGAAGGCAACCGGTGGGATGATTGAGTATGTGAACCTGTTCTCGGTGATTGCCGTGTTTATTTTGGTCATTGCCTGCATCAACTTTATGAACCTCGCCACCGCCCGTTCCGAAAAGCGCGCACGGGAGGTGGGCATCCGCAAATCGGTGGGCTCAAAACGGCAGGAACTCATCTTCCAGTTTTTGGGGGAGTCCCTCCTCATTGCCCTTATTTCGTTTGCCCTGGCGCTAATCCTGGTGGAGGGATCACTGCCTTTTTACAACACGCTGGTGGAAAAACAACTGCATGTCCCCTACCTCACCACCCAATTTTGGGTGTTTGCCCTTGTCATGATATTGGTTACGGGGCTTTTGTCAGGCAGCTACCCTGCGCTCTACCTGTCTTCATTTAATGCCGTAAAGGTTTTGAAAGGAAAAATACAAGTGGGCCCGAAGGCCAGCATCCCACGGCAAGTATTGGTTGTCCTTCAATTTGGTTTTTCCATTGTCCTTATCGTGGGCACCATAGTGGTGTACTTCCAGATACAACACGTCAAAAGCAGGGACCTTGGCTATGACCAGGAAAACCTGATCACCATACAATACAACGATGAGCTAAGGGAGAACTACACGACCATAAAGCAAGAGCTGTTGCGCACGGGTGTGGTAGAGGCGGTGACGCGGTCCAACAGCCCCATAACCGAAATCTGGTCCAATAATTTTTTGGGATGGCCCGGAAAACCGGAAGACCTCCATGTGATCTTCTCCACTATCGCCACCGAATACGACTACACCAAGACCATGGGCATCAAAGTATTGATGGGGCGGGATTTTTCCGAAAATTTCAAGAGCGACTCCTCTGCCATCATCATCAACAAGGCAGGGCTTGACCTTATGGGCCTTAAAGACCCCCTTGGGGCCAAACTGGATTTGTGGGGAGGCGAACGCGAACTGATTGGCGTGGTGGACAACACGCTCATGGGCTCCCCCTTCCGTGCCGTGTCGCCCATGTTTATGGTCTTTGACCCTGGCTGGATCAGCGCGGTAAGCATAAGGCTTTCCAAAACAAAAGACCTGAACGGGGCTATGGGCAAAGTGGAAGAAGTATTCCAGCAACTCAACCCCTCCTATCCGTTCGAGTACGACTTTGCCGATGTGGAGTTTGGCAAAAAATTCACCACCATAGACCTGATTGGCAAGCTGGCCAACCTGTTTGCTTTTTTGGCCTTGCTCATCACCGGCCTGGGCCTATTTGGGTTGGCGGCCTTTACCGCAGAACAGCGGACCAAAGAGATTGGCATACGCAAGGTACTGGGCGCCACCGTGGCCACCGTGGTCATGATGATATCGAAAGACTTCACAAGGCTGGTAGTGGTGGCTTTTGTCATTGCCGCCCCCGTGGCCTGGTATTTCCTGGATTCGTTCCTCGACCGGTACCCCATAAGGATCGCCATACCCTGGTGGACGTTCCCTGTCGCGGGTCTTTTTGCCCTGGCCATGGCCATTGCCATCGTAAGCCTGCAGGCGTATAAGGCAGCGATAAACAATCCCGTAAAGTCGTTGCGTTCCGAATAGGCCTATGGTAATTTTATGGGGCCGAATGCAACCTTTGCGCCCTTAGGGGCATCTATAATCACGTAACAAAGCTACTACCGGTTATGAAACCACTATCCTTGCTCCTTCTTGCCCTCTTACCGATGCTTGGGCACGCCCAATCAGAAAGCGCCCCGCTGGCCCCTTTTGACCGCATTGTGGCCTCCCAATTTGTAAATGTGGTGCTCGAAAAAGGAAATGAGGAGTCCATCCGCCTGGAATACTCGGGCATTGACCCCGAAGTGGTGAACGTAAAGGTAAAGCGCAAAAAGCTGCACATCTACCTGGACGATGCCAGGCTCATCGGCAAACAGGACAAGTTTTATGAGAATGGGCATAAGTACACCAGGAGCCGGTATGGAAAAAATTCAATTACGGCCTACATTACCTACACCTCGCTGCGTGGCTTGGAAATCCGGGGGGAAGAAGGCCTGGTATGCCATAGCGGGATCACTGCCAACAAATTCAAGTTAAAGGTGTTTGGGGAAAACAACGTTTCAATAGAGTCGTTGCAGGCCAACCGGTTCAAGGCATCCGTTTATGGAAACAACGAAATAGAAATCAAATCGGGCACGGCAGGGCACCAACTGTACCGGTTGTTTGGCGAAAACAAGATCAATACCCTGAACCTGGTAAGCAACACTACGGCATCGCGCATCTATGGGGAGGGCCGCCTTACCGTGAACGCCAATGATGAACTCAAGATCACGGCTTTTGGAGAACCCGAGGTACGCCTGAGCGGGCCGGCACGCATCAAAAAAAGCATCGTCCTGGGCAGGCCCTACATCAAGGTAAAGCGGTAAAAAAGAGTAAACTTTTCTCCACGCTACAGTTGGCCCACACATGCGAAGATCATCCCATTGCGGATGGTGGAAGGGCGCTCGCCTATCCGGAAAATATTTTTAAAGCCTGCCTCGGCCAATAGGGTCTGTGCTTTATCGTAAGTGACCGGGAAGGGCACCCACTGGTTGCTCCTGTCGGTGTCATACTCCACCAGCACAATCTTTCCATTTTTTATTAAATGGTGCGGCAATCGGCCCAGAAAAGTTTCCTGGTCCCTGATGTAATGCAAGGTGTTGGCCATAATGATGACGTCCAGACTATTAAAAGGCAGCGGTTGCCGTTCAATATCCATCTGGAGGAATTCCACGGCCACAGGGCCTTTCCCTGTGCCCAGGTATTGGGTGAGCTTATCCACCGCCCAAACCTTGCTTCCCTCCCCGAGCAATCCCGCCAATGCATAGGTAAAGGTGCCTGTCCCGCAGCCTAGATCTGCCCAGGTAGCGGTGGGGTAGTCGTGAATAGCCCTTTCAATCAATAGGCGCGCCTCCGTTGTGTCCATAGAGGCCACAAACTTAAAATAATTTTTTGGAGGCCTGCCCATTATATTTACAGGGCCAAAGCAGGATTGAGTGCCCCGGGCAAGCCATAAAACCTTGCGAAGATTTTTTTTAAATTTTAATATACCTTTATTATACCTTTATTGATCCTGGGCAAATACCCAAACGAATGTACGAATGTGCATTTCTGAAGGGTGGCGACTAATACCAACCGCAATGGGTCAATATTTGGTTTACTTTCTTATCAACCTTATGCTGGGGACAATGCTATATAACCGGTGTTTGCCCAAAGAAAAAATAATGGCGAAAGGTATTTTTCTAGGGCAACCCCTCCAAACCACGGTAGACCACCAATTGGCAAAAGAAATGGTAGAAAACCCTGGGGCCATGCCCGTAAAAAAACTTTTCAACAGGTATAAGGACCACAAGATCAACACTTCCACGCTCTCCGAAATCGGAAAGGAGTATTCCAATGACGTGGCCACCTTTTATTTTTTGCATAGGTTGTACAATGATAGCATAAACAAATATTGCCAGGACACATACCGTCAGGGCCTTGCAAACAAGGACGAAACCATTTATTCGGCCCTCGAAGGATACCATATCGTTTTTGTCCCGGGCCTTGCCTATAAGGAAGACACCACGACAGGTGCAAACTTTTCCCGTCAAAGGAAGCTATTTGACCACTACAATATTTCAAATGAACTTATTGAAACCGAAGAATGGGGGCTTTCCGAACATAACGCCAACATCATTGCAGACAGGCTAAAATCCATAAACGGCAAATACAAAAAAATTATGGTCGTGAGCGCAAGCAAGGGAGGGTTGGAAACTGCCCTTGCCCTGGATGGTGTGGAGGAACATGAAATAAGTTCTGTTAAGTCCTGGGTAAGTGTTGGGGGCATCCTACGCGGGAGCCCCATTGCCGACACATACCTGAAGGCACCCAAATGCTGGATGGCCGGGGTCGTTTTATGGACGAAGGGAAAACATTTAAGCCTGGTGGAGGATTTAAGCTACAAGCGAAGGACATCAAAGGCCCAAACCCTAAGATTCCCGGGGCACATAAAAATAATCCATTATGTGGGCACCCCGTTGGCCACAAAAATCAGCAAAGAAATTAAAGGCAGGTATTGCTCTATGGCTCGCTTTGGCCCCAATGATGGGCTTACCCCCATCGCAGATGAAATAACCGAGCAAGGATTTGTCGTGTCCGAGCTCGGCCTTGACCATTATTACCGGGACAACCGTATTGACAAAAAGACCTTGGCCTTGGCACATGTTGCGGTAACCCTAGAGGAGCAATGAAAACAACATAGCCAGGACAGGCCGCCTTTTCACCAACTGTTCGGTGCCTGCTGAAGGCCGAACCCGAAACAATGGCCGAAACAACCCATAAACCCTTAGTACCATGATACCTATTCAAGGAGGCAATGTAACGGTAATGGTGGCCAATATGGACCG
Proteins encoded in this window:
- a CDS encoding methyltransferase domain-containing protein, which encodes MDTTEARLLIERAIHDYPTATWADLGCGTGTFTYALAGLLGEGSKVWAVDKLTQYLGTGKGPVAVEFLQMDIERQPLPFNSLDVIIMANTLHYIRDQETFLGRLPHHLIKNGKIVLVEYDTDRSNQWVPFPVTYDKAQTLLAEAGFKNIFRIGERPSTIRNGMIFACVGQL
- a CDS encoding ABC transporter permease, whose product is MLKNYFKIAVRNLLKHRAFSTINIVGLSIGIACCVLLALYIKDEFSYESKFRDKDRIYRIYTTFTREGVPDSYPRTSPPIAIVLPGLVPEVEMATRVVNPPEVEQHLIQYGDRLYYEKRGYLVDSTFFDVFDYDFKEGNPGTALDQPASVVLSYELSKKIFHDKSPLNEWLIINSGPSRDTFLVTGVLQPYTSKSHLDAGLYMSLRSEGWGEYINSLDTWAWQNFVSGYVRLAPNASPKAVDEKFPQLIETYAGDVLKGVGLKKELALQPLGDIRLYSRFSNDYQLETNGNINYIYILGSIGIFILLIACINFMNLTTAKGAQRAGEVGVRKSLGASRKNLIGQFLGESFTIVVVSMAISAAIIVLALPFFNQVAQKDLSINGGTAIYMVTAMLAISAITGLIAGSYPAFFLSSFQAAKVLKDKRLTGGNQWIRKSLVVFQFIVSISLISAILVIHKQLDYIQNKALGFSPARNIVVPMRTSEAREKYNELKNGIQQIAGVSMVSATTSLPSTPLLRDYGLYLQGTSPEASVLHRMVYTDENYFDLLQIKLLAGRDFEYESDKSTEQDENINVIVNQASLKEYNIDLNDAVGTILLSEYDGRIRFHKIIGVVEDFHQFSLHDKIVPIMFKVPSSKRNFIFITMKVSTANYNNIVQQLERHWKSLVPGTPFESTFLSDSVNRQYEGDKRISEIITGFTSIAIVISCLGLYGLSVYMAERRVKEIGIRKVLGASVPGIVRLLTTDYLKLILIAFAIAAPIGYYIMDEWLQGFAYKTSLGLLVFALAGLISFAIAWITIGYESIRAAVGNPVNSLKTE
- a CDS encoding KUP/HAK/KT family potassium transporter, which produces MDSGAIKQRLSAAGVLVSMGIIYGDIGTSPLYVFKAIVGESIITEDLVLGGVSCVFWTLTLITTVKYVYLALNADNKGEGGIFALYALVRRYKAKWVVYLAIIGCATLISDGFITPAISISSAIEGLTINNPGFPTVPIVIIILILLFFFQQFGTSVVGKTFGPIMFVWFITLGVFGMVHLSQNPFVLKALNPMYAINLLVNYPGGFWLLGAVFLCTTGAEALYSDLGHCGKHNIRVGWGFVKLCLLVNYFGQAAWLLSLEGSTLNGQIPFYAIVPDGLLIFSIVIATMAAVIASQALISGTFTLVNEAMKLKLWPITKVRYPSQIKGQIYLPTINWVLLAGTILVVLIFRESSAMEGAYGLAITFDMLMTTTLLVYFFTTVKKSRLRSSLLALMFFSIEGMFLVSNLDKFEHGGWFTFMIALFFFSLMFVLVKARGLRDRHTEFVDLKHYVPMIEDLQADTSIPKEATNLVYMAVADSKRSIDSNIIYSIFKKRPKRADVYWFIHVDTVDSPYTSKYSVDTIIPKRCFFVRIKLGFKSDHRVNILFNRILHDLAENGEIDLVSHYDSLKKHSMPADFKFIILHSLASIDSEISTFDSLIIQGYRLIKRLSLSTEEQYGLEMANVEVERVPIMVGPPAKVRIKRERSDLEREKEMRYHEGY
- a CDS encoding ABC transporter permease; this translates as MLKNYFKVAIRSLRKNPVYSFINISGLAVGTACSILILLWVNDEMSYDKFQPKFDRLYQVWINAYFDGKVNSWTSVPQPLKNTLNEEVSDIKNAAISDWGGTHLLTVGEKKLNKRGYFASYEFLEMFQFPLATGSAETVLDEPYSIVLTESTARDLFGNEDPINKIIRLDSDADVKVTGILKDVPSNSSFEFDYLVPFSLMLATQQWARDAEHNWGNNSFQVFAELPEGTTKEQVDGKIKNILMEKSVKNPYKRELFLHPMSDWRLRSTFENGKATGGMIEYVNLFSVIAVFILVIACINFMNLATARSEKRAREVGIRKSVGSKRQELIFQFLGESLLIALISFALALILVEGSLPFYNTLVEKQLHVPYLTTQFWVFALVMILVTGLLSGSYPALYLSSFNAVKVLKGKIQVGPKASIPRQVLVVLQFGFSIVLIVGTIVVYFQIQHVKSRDLGYDQENLITIQYNDELRENYTTIKQELLRTGVVEAVTRSNSPITEIWSNNFLGWPGKPEDLHVIFSTIATEYDYTKTMGIKVLMGRDFSENFKSDSSAIIINKAGLDLMGLKDPLGAKLDLWGGERELIGVVDNTLMGSPFRAVSPMFMVFDPGWISAVSIRLSKTKDLNGAMGKVEEVFQQLNPSYPFEYDFADVEFGKKFTTIDLIGKLANLFAFLALLITGLGLFGLAAFTAEQRTKEIGIRKVLGATVATVVMMISKDFTRLVVVAFVIAAPVAWYFLDSFLDRYPIRIAIPWWTFPVAGLFALAMAIAIVSLQAYKAAINNPVKSLRSE
- a CDS encoding NAD(P)/FAD-dependent oxidoreductase; translation: MITTRTRIADQGIPRIIIIGGGFGGLELVKKLRNAKAQIVLFDKYNHHTFQPLLYQVATSGLETNSIVFPFRKRFARQPGFYFRLGEVNQIKPGENYIETSIGGIHYDHLVIATGATTNYYGMQELERTAMSMKTITDAITLRNRIIRNLEFALLADDPDTMNSLMDFVIVGGGPTGVELAGALSELKRNVFPKDYKELDLSSMDIHLVEATPRLLNGMSEKASEKALLYLTKMGVKVHLNVAVKSYNGYEAVFNNGNKIITRTLVWAAGVKGNLINGLDEKSIARGNRLLVDAFSRVKGYDNIFAIGDAALMDGDEKFPKGHPMMAPPAIQQGALLADNLKRLIAGKEMLPFSYRDKGSMATVGRNKAVVDTKAIKMQGFVAWYIWMFVHLMSIMGFKNKVFTFFSWLWSYFSYDRSNRLIIGRPKEEI
- a CDS encoding DUF2807 domain-containing protein produces the protein MKPLSLLLLALLPMLGHAQSESAPLAPFDRIVASQFVNVVLEKGNEESIRLEYSGIDPEVVNVKVKRKKLHIYLDDARLIGKQDKFYENGHKYTRSRYGKNSITAYITYTSLRGLEIRGEEGLVCHSGITANKFKLKVFGENNVSIESLQANRFKASVYGNNEIEIKSGTAGHQLYRLFGENKINTLNLVSNTTASRIYGEGRLTVNANDELKITAFGEPEVRLSGPARIKKSIVLGRPYIKVKR